The Lacipirellula parvula genome window below encodes:
- a CDS encoding phage tail tape measure protein, translated as MEIINKLGFDASQAIAELTKLDNALLNLQTALQNTGKTAGQFGTASANIGKQLQRIGDSSTTAANQVGQNVQRMTTSLALLSRVVFTQAIVRGLSTLRNSFKATANDAADFQRSISLIQTIDDSRQSADDLSKAVRDLSNEFNIPLLEASAGVYQAISNQVGSAAESLEFAGKSAEFAKATNSSLANSVDLLSGVLKSYNLNVSETDRISSVFFKTIDLGRVEANELANAFGRVGPRAKDMGISTEETGAALASLTVRGLKTNEAITQLSGIMSALSKPSEAMKEALQRLGVDSGEAAIRAFGLFGTLERLKGATSGSAAEMAKLFPNVRALGGATSLLGDGLKSATANLAEMNAVGRDFAHGRYLQSIANDGERVRKEFNEIKNVFTTEIGGALLESTKQFLGMTDATSNLTDTIKFATPAVGSITAAIGLLIGQLAAAKLGAAGLATGLGALALIPAAMAGGELIGASINETRTEAAIGSIKALHDANAKEVEDFRKAQQSKVDAANAADQARVISARTAAAQISAALSATEIATQLDSDSGVTALEETFGRQITTMRDYVAALEVATQKTAEFRTQQANAALAQKQTVEIQEELGHALDRLGDRGLTDVAGLAVFGDGLQAVSQLRNQIHELANSTSVSEEQMESLRQQFLSFVQSVDSASGKQFFLDDVQQLQQAYQLLQQLQQAQTQSVVDPNLPIYLSKLEQTLALNPAGQFGQATQAMNLAVGPTAAIAANWERAAAAAERAARAAASGGATNQAFGGMMHLAEGGFASRGVDTIPAMLSPGEFVVNARSSRKFFSQLQAINAGQTPSFRENGGSVTNVGDTTINVNGARDPSVTGSEVIRLINRTQRHGTNRIR; from the coding sequence ATGGAAATCATCAATAAACTAGGGTTCGACGCCTCGCAGGCGATTGCCGAACTCACCAAACTCGACAACGCCCTGCTGAACTTGCAGACCGCCTTGCAGAACACCGGTAAGACGGCGGGCCAGTTCGGCACCGCCAGTGCCAACATCGGTAAGCAACTGCAAAGGATCGGGGATTCGTCCACGACTGCCGCCAATCAGGTCGGACAGAACGTCCAACGCATGACGACGAGCCTCGCGCTCTTGTCGCGCGTCGTGTTCACTCAGGCCATCGTGCGCGGCCTCAGTACGTTGCGAAACAGCTTCAAGGCGACGGCGAACGACGCCGCTGACTTCCAGCGTTCGATCTCATTGATCCAGACGATTGATGACAGCCGACAATCGGCTGATGATCTCTCGAAGGCCGTTCGAGATTTGAGTAACGAGTTCAACATTCCGTTGCTTGAAGCGTCGGCGGGCGTCTATCAGGCCATCAGCAATCAAGTCGGCAGCGCCGCCGAGTCACTGGAATTCGCGGGAAAAAGTGCCGAGTTCGCCAAGGCAACGAATTCCTCACTGGCTAACAGTGTGGATTTGCTCTCCGGCGTCCTGAAGTCCTATAACTTGAACGTCTCCGAGACGGACCGAATCAGCAGCGTTTTCTTCAAGACGATCGACTTGGGTCGTGTCGAAGCGAACGAGCTGGCGAACGCCTTCGGTCGTGTTGGTCCTCGCGCGAAGGACATGGGGATTTCGACCGAAGAAACGGGCGCGGCCCTCGCTTCGCTTACCGTTCGTGGCCTCAAGACGAACGAAGCCATAACGCAGCTATCTGGAATCATGTCGGCATTGTCAAAGCCATCGGAAGCGATGAAGGAAGCCCTTCAGCGTCTAGGCGTCGACAGCGGCGAGGCTGCGATTCGTGCATTCGGACTGTTCGGGACGCTGGAACGGCTGAAGGGGGCGACAAGTGGAAGCGCAGCGGAAATGGCCAAGCTGTTCCCCAACGTCCGGGCGCTTGGCGGTGCAACCTCGTTGCTCGGCGACGGCCTGAAGAGTGCAACGGCGAACCTTGCCGAAATGAATGCCGTCGGCCGGGACTTTGCTCACGGGCGGTACTTGCAGAGCATCGCAAATGATGGGGAGCGAGTCCGCAAGGAGTTCAACGAGATCAAGAACGTCTTCACTACGGAAATAGGCGGCGCACTCTTGGAATCGACGAAGCAATTCCTGGGTATGACGGACGCCACTAGCAACCTAACGGATACAATCAAGTTCGCCACCCCGGCTGTGGGTAGCATCACTGCTGCTATCGGTCTCCTCATAGGACAACTCGCTGCCGCCAAGCTGGGTGCTGCGGGGTTGGCTACCGGTTTGGGAGCTTTGGCGCTCATCCCTGCCGCTATGGCAGGCGGCGAGCTAATCGGGGCGTCAATCAACGAGACTCGAACCGAAGCGGCAATCGGTTCCATCAAAGCGCTGCACGACGCCAACGCGAAGGAAGTCGAGGATTTCCGAAAGGCGCAACAAAGCAAGGTAGACGCTGCTAACGCTGCCGATCAGGCTCGCGTCATCAGCGCTCGCACCGCAGCGGCACAGATTAGCGCCGCGCTGAGTGCGACGGAGATCGCTACCCAACTCGACTCCGATTCAGGGGTCACGGCATTGGAGGAAACGTTCGGCCGCCAAATCACGACAATGCGCGACTATGTCGCCGCGCTAGAAGTTGCCACGCAGAAGACGGCGGAATTCAGAACGCAGCAGGCCAATGCTGCCCTAGCTCAAAAGCAAACCGTGGAAATCCAGGAAGAGCTTGGGCACGCTCTGGATAGACTGGGCGACCGTGGCTTGACCGACGTTGCCGGGTTGGCGGTGTTCGGTGATGGCCTTCAGGCGGTGTCTCAGCTTCGCAACCAGATTCACGAATTAGCCAACAGCACGTCAGTCTCCGAAGAGCAGATGGAGTCGCTTCGGCAGCAGTTCCTGTCGTTCGTGCAATCCGTTGACTCTGCATCGGGCAAGCAGTTTTTCCTCGACGACGTACAGCAGTTGCAGCAAGCCTACCAATTGTTGCAGCAGTTGCAGCAGGCTCAGACTCAGAGTGTCGTCGATCCGAACCTTCCGATCTATCTGAGCAAGCTCGAACAAACGCTCGCGCTTAACCCTGCTGGCCAATTCGGTCAGGCTACGCAGGCAATGAACCTAGCAGTTGGCCCGACAGCTGCAATTGCCGCGAACTGGGAACGGGCAGCGGCAGCAGCAGAACGGGCTGCCCGAGCCGCTGCATCAGGTGGAGCGACGAACCAGGCGTTCGGCGGCATGATGCACCTGGCTGAAGGTGGCTTTGCTAGTCGTGGCGTCGACACGATCCCGGCGATGTTGTCGCCCGGTGAGTTCGTGGTGAACGCCCGATCGTCTCGGAAGTTCTTCTCTCAGCTTCAGGCAATCAACGCTGGCCAGACGCCGAGCTTCCGTGAGAACGGCGGCAGTGTGACGAACGTTGGTGACACGACAATCAACGTCAATGGCGCTCGCGACCCGTCAGTCACGGGGAGCGAGGTCATCCGCCTGATCAATCGAACTCAGCGGCATGGCACCAATCGCATCCGCTAA
- a CDS encoding S8 family serine peptidase, translated as MRFPLAAVFVFSLCGSAFADQDSIGPDGIKSKATGLTGAGVLIGQVEPGRPGQPGVDNGMYTHAQTQPFAVYAGNGSDSPNSALVQGAIGAHATEVAGVMIAKPTPINLYEGVAPNAILHANGDSGAGGDEVFAVALNRIARIPGMRAINISEGRALQPFIESPDGNTIMTQIVDWTAIRYDVLNVVGGAEDNGPAAVPQDNFNGITVGASQKVRDGEGNPVGQFRQVADFNLFDPDLDAVGVRTSIDILAPGDDILLTSNNNLGRVRDGTSFAAPHVTGTAALLHEYATTQTGLSGAPGWDLDNSHRHEVMKSIILNSADKINGVHGSTRTVVDEFDQNWLQRSAGTSDLIALDEDMGAGHLNAGAALINFQPGEQEPGTVSRIGWDYGTVGAPGSFNDYVIDQPISGYVAITLAWDRKVELLEGDETYTSGEEFIGRDLNDLDIYLLPANSDDLEAVPLGMKSITFDDNVEHIFFDVGEGGNYKIKVVHAGGLGDDQNYGLSWWMGDPPDDIPGDFNGDGQVDGADLQEWKDGFGTDYDGNDFLTWQRNYGTGVPATSAWAAVPEPSGLLLAATGLMIGCCVRGRR; from the coding sequence ATGAGATTCCCTTTAGCGGCAGTATTTGTATTCTCGCTCTGCGGCTCTGCCTTTGCCGATCAAGATTCCATCGGCCCTGACGGCATTAAGTCAAAGGCAACTGGTTTGACCGGGGCCGGAGTTCTCATCGGCCAAGTTGAGCCGGGTAGACCGGGACAACCGGGAGTTGATAACGGCATGTACACACACGCCCAAACGCAACCCTTTGCAGTATACGCGGGCAATGGGAGTGACAGCCCCAATTCCGCTCTTGTCCAAGGTGCAATAGGAGCCCACGCAACCGAAGTAGCTGGCGTTATGATCGCCAAGCCGACGCCGATCAACTTATATGAAGGCGTAGCCCCTAACGCGATTTTGCATGCGAACGGCGATTCAGGGGCGGGAGGGGATGAAGTATTCGCCGTGGCTTTGAATCGAATTGCTCGAATTCCCGGTATGCGCGCCATCAATATTAGTGAGGGGCGGGCGTTGCAGCCCTTCATTGAATCGCCGGACGGCAACACTATCATGACGCAGATCGTCGACTGGACTGCTATTCGGTATGACGTTCTGAATGTTGTGGGCGGTGCGGAAGACAACGGCCCGGCTGCTGTACCTCAAGACAACTTCAATGGCATAACTGTCGGCGCTTCGCAAAAGGTACGCGATGGTGAAGGCAATCCCGTTGGCCAGTTTCGGCAGGTTGCGGATTTCAACTTATTTGACCCCGACCTAGACGCCGTCGGCGTGCGAACATCCATCGACATATTAGCTCCCGGCGATGATATCTTACTCACTAGCAACAATAATCTAGGCCGCGTTCGCGACGGCACGAGCTTCGCCGCTCCGCACGTCACCGGAACGGCTGCACTACTACATGAGTATGCTACGACTCAAACGGGGTTGAGCGGTGCGCCGGGATGGGACTTGGACAATTCGCATCGACATGAGGTAATGAAGTCGATCATTCTCAACTCGGCAGACAAGATAAACGGCGTTCACGGGTCAACGCGAACAGTGGTCGATGAGTTTGACCAGAATTGGCTACAGCGTTCGGCAGGCACTAGCGATTTGATTGCGTTGGATGAGGATATGGGAGCCGGTCATTTGAACGCTGGTGCTGCGCTTATTAACTTTCAACCCGGCGAACAAGAGCCCGGCACCGTCTCACGCATCGGGTGGGATTATGGCACTGTTGGGGCGCCTGGGTCATTCAACGATTATGTAATTGACCAGCCGATTTCCGGTTACGTTGCGATAACTCTTGCGTGGGACAGAAAGGTTGAATTACTTGAGGGCGACGAAACCTATACGTCGGGCGAGGAATTCATCGGTCGCGACTTGAACGACTTAGATATCTACTTATTGCCAGCCAATTCGGACGACTTGGAGGCCGTGCCCCTCGGCATGAAGTCAATTACCTTTGACGACAACGTAGAGCATATTTTCTTCGACGTTGGCGAGGGCGGGAACTACAAAATCAAAGTGGTCCATGCTGGCGGTCTAGGCGACGATCAAAACTACGGCCTGTCGTGGTGGATGGGCGATCCGCCTGATGACATTCCGGGCGACTTCAACGGCGACGGTCAAGTCGACGGAGCCGACCTACAGGAGTGGAAGGACGGCTTTGGCACGGATTACGATGGAAACGACTTCCTCACTTGGCAACGCAACTATGGGACGGGCGTGCCCGCCACCTCAGCATGGGCTGCCGTTCCTGAGCCATCTGGCTTGCTGCTGGCAGCTACGGGCTTGATGATTGGATGCTGCGTTCGAGGTAGAAGGTAA
- a CDS encoding tyrosine-type recombinase/integrase, whose product MASLSKDKQGNRTIQFSAGEKKRRSIRLGKMPQKEAENIKGHVEALIAALISQTSWSAKTSEWVRNLTPTLHDKLAKVGLLPPRSAKSASTLGEFLAAYIEGRSDVKESTAINYRATERGLLEYFGAKKLLADVTAEDADKWRRWLAAGEKRANGTVVRKKLGDNTVRRRCGFARQFFRAAVRDRIITENPFAGMKGVSVRSNRERDYFVTREEAAKVLDACPDAQWRLLFALSRFGGLRCPSEHLALRWVDVDWQANRITVRSPKTEHHHGGASRPLPIFPELRPFLEDAWAIVEATVNAMPPKERAKAYVITRYRGANANLRTQLERIIARAGLTPWPKLFQNLRQTRATEIVAEYPQHVASEWLGHTIEIAQAFYWRTTEEDFARAATQPTGGKALQNPVQYSAARDGSESFSVQPQAGKRENSEDLAENQCSLMDSNHEPTD is encoded by the coding sequence ATGGCATCACTGAGCAAGGACAAACAGGGCAATCGCACGATCCAGTTCAGTGCGGGCGAGAAGAAACGGCGATCGATTCGCCTGGGCAAGATGCCGCAGAAGGAGGCCGAGAACATCAAGGGCCATGTGGAGGCGCTAATCGCAGCGCTGATCTCGCAGACGAGCTGGAGTGCCAAAACGTCGGAATGGGTCCGCAACCTGACGCCGACGCTCCACGACAAGCTGGCGAAGGTGGGGCTGCTCCCGCCGAGGTCCGCGAAGAGTGCGTCGACTCTCGGTGAGTTCTTGGCGGCCTACATCGAAGGCCGCTCCGACGTGAAGGAATCGACCGCGATCAACTACCGCGCGACGGAGCGAGGCTTGCTGGAGTACTTCGGGGCGAAGAAGCTGCTCGCTGACGTCACTGCGGAAGATGCCGACAAATGGCGGCGTTGGTTGGCTGCGGGCGAGAAGCGAGCGAACGGGACGGTCGTACGGAAGAAGCTCGGCGACAACACCGTTCGGCGCCGGTGCGGGTTCGCCCGCCAGTTCTTCCGCGCCGCCGTTCGCGATCGAATCATCACCGAGAATCCATTCGCTGGCATGAAGGGGGTATCCGTGCGATCCAATCGGGAGCGAGATTATTTCGTGACGCGTGAGGAGGCTGCGAAGGTTCTCGACGCATGCCCGGATGCTCAGTGGCGGTTGCTGTTCGCGCTGAGTCGCTTCGGTGGACTGCGTTGCCCGTCAGAGCATCTCGCGCTCCGGTGGGTCGACGTCGATTGGCAAGCGAATCGCATCACGGTCCGCAGTCCCAAGACCGAGCACCATCACGGCGGCGCCTCTCGACCGCTGCCGATCTTTCCTGAGCTCCGACCGTTCCTCGAAGACGCATGGGCGATCGTAGAGGCCACCGTCAATGCCATGCCGCCGAAGGAGCGGGCGAAGGCTTACGTGATCACTCGTTACCGCGGCGCCAACGCCAACCTACGAACGCAGCTGGAGCGGATCATCGCTCGCGCAGGCCTCACGCCATGGCCAAAGCTGTTCCAGAACTTGCGGCAGACTCGCGCCACGGAGATCGTCGCGGAGTATCCGCAGCACGTCGCGTCCGAATGGCTTGGGCACACGATCGAGATCGCGCAAGCGTTCTATTGGCGAACGACCGAAGAAGACTTCGCGAGGGCCGCGACCCAGCCAACGGGGGGCAAAGCGCTGCAAAATCCGGTGCAGTACTCAGCCGCAAGAGATGGCAGCGAGTCGTTTTCTGTGCAGCCACAGGCTGGAAAACGCGAGAACTCAGAGGATCTCGCAGAGAATCAGTGCTCCCTCATGGACTCGAACCATGAACCTACTGATTAA
- a CDS encoding rhodanese-like domain-containing protein produces the protein MPHGPRFEKLAAEVQETIQEVSAAEAGEIAVNGGLLIDVREADEFAKEHAAGAKHLSRGVLEMKIEEVEPDVSRPIACYCGGGKRSALAVESLERMGYEDVSSLAGGFKAWKAAGLAVE, from the coding sequence ATGCCACACGGGCCACGATTCGAGAAGTTGGCGGCAGAGGTGCAGGAAACCATCCAGGAAGTTTCAGCGGCCGAGGCCGGTGAGATTGCCGTGAACGGCGGGCTGCTGATCGACGTCCGAGAGGCCGACGAATTCGCCAAGGAACACGCCGCCGGCGCCAAGCACCTCTCGCGAGGGGTTCTTGAGATGAAGATCGAAGAGGTCGAGCCGGATGTCAGCCGGCCGATCGCCTGCTACTGCGGTGGCGGCAAGCGATCCGCGCTGGCAGTCGAGAGCCTCGAGCGAATGGGCTATGAGGATGTCTCGTCGCTGGCTGGGGGCTTCAAGGCGTGGAAGGCGGCGGGACTGGCGGTGGAGTAG
- a CDS encoding RrF2 family transcriptional regulator: MKLSNSVAHALAAVVQVAANKSSKPLANPAICKIAKLPERYILQLMRRLVKGGVLESVRGVAGGYRLARAADQLTLADIIAALDPIETEVGLLCESLEPASQQVVRQAFEGLEGDAKRRLAQIRISDLRPAGV; this comes from the coding sequence ATGAAGTTAAGTAATTCGGTCGCCCACGCCCTAGCAGCCGTTGTGCAGGTTGCCGCCAATAAGTCCTCGAAGCCTCTTGCGAATCCCGCGATTTGCAAAATCGCAAAGCTGCCAGAGAGGTATATTCTGCAACTCATGCGTCGCCTAGTGAAAGGCGGCGTACTGGAAAGCGTTCGCGGCGTCGCGGGCGGTTATAGACTTGCCCGCGCGGCGGACCAGCTTACGCTCGCCGACATCATCGCGGCGCTGGACCCGATCGAAACCGAAGTTGGCTTGCTGTGCGAGTCGCTAGAGCCAGCTTCGCAACAAGTTGTGCGCCAAGCCTTCGAGGGATTGGAGGGCGACGCGAAACGGCGATTGGCTCAAATCCGCATCTCTGATTTAAGACCGGCGGGGGTGTAG
- a CDS encoding DUF4142 domain-containing protein, protein MRLNSLIVVAFSCAYAIAFAPVSIAAEAKAGSGETNLDQQIATCMLLGNREEIALAQFAEEHAEHPQVKEFAKTLVAAHTKAVAMIEKAAPEVANLQLSSDNPANGGADRSQPIGHSKSATALMQAVKSECLSLTEKELGQYKGAEFDQAFIGQQLGAHVGMLAHLRGSNSFASPELQKLIAEGEKMTTMHMSEAKKIMEQLNAAPKTASTTQPATSPQSRK, encoded by the coding sequence ATGAGACTTAATTCGTTAATAGTAGTAGCTTTTTCATGTGCTTACGCCATCGCGTTCGCGCCCGTTTCCATCGCCGCAGAGGCGAAAGCTGGGAGCGGCGAAACAAACCTCGACCAACAAATCGCGACGTGCATGCTTTTGGGAAACCGTGAAGAGATCGCACTCGCACAGTTCGCAGAGGAGCACGCTGAGCATCCTCAAGTAAAAGAATTCGCCAAAACGCTGGTTGCAGCTCACACCAAGGCGGTGGCAATGATCGAGAAGGCGGCACCTGAAGTCGCCAACTTGCAACTGTCGAGTGACAATCCAGCAAATGGCGGTGCAGACCGTTCGCAACCCATCGGACACTCTAAGAGTGCCACCGCACTCATGCAGGCAGTGAAGAGTGAGTGTTTGTCGCTAACTGAAAAGGAACTTGGTCAGTACAAGGGCGCGGAGTTCGACCAAGCCTTCATTGGGCAGCAGCTTGGAGCGCATGTGGGAATGTTGGCGCACCTTCGCGGCAGCAATTCGTTTGCTTCACCTGAGCTTCAGAAACTCATCGCTGAAGGCGAGAAGATGACAACTATGCACATGTCGGAAGCGAAGAAGATCATGGAGCAACTAAACGCCGCTCCGAAGACTGCAAGCACAACGCAGCCTGCGACTTCACCGCAGTCTCGTAAGTAG
- a CDS encoding FAD-dependent oxidoreductase, whose product MERISPIATAENESIWGATVELPRSRRINSDLDCDVCVVGGGISGLTSAYLLAKEGQRVVLLDDGPLASGMTHVTTAHLSNVIDDRFVNMLSWHGESNTRLATESHASAIDFIERVSRELHVDCDFERLDAYLFAAPDHNDVDLHDEFDAALLAGVDVEWESRAPLTLHDTGPCLRFPRQARFHPFKYLDGMVRSFKRAGGKVFTNTHADKVTGGERAAVEIGEHRVQANAVIVATNSPINDMFALHTKQAPYMTYVVALRIPRGSIEDALYWDTLDAYHYVRLQPLDHSHDLLIVGGEDHKSGQATDTEERHQRLIDWASKRFPIGVVEFTWGGQCMETIDGLAFIGRNPLDADNVYVATGDSGMGITHGTIAGMLLSDLILGRENPWETLYSPSRKTLRAVSEFAKENLNVANQYLDWITPGEVKSTDEIEPGEGAILRRGMTKVAVCRDDDGKLTEVSAVCPHLGCIVHWNGAERSWDCPCHGSRFHADGEVINGPANINLAPSSKE is encoded by the coding sequence ATGGAACGCATCTCACCGATCGCCACCGCGGAAAATGAATCGATATGGGGAGCGACCGTCGAACTGCCTAGGTCGCGGCGGATCAACTCTGATCTTGACTGCGACGTCTGCGTCGTAGGCGGCGGCATTTCCGGACTAACTTCCGCATATCTGTTGGCGAAAGAAGGTCAACGAGTCGTCTTACTCGACGATGGGCCACTGGCCAGCGGCATGACGCACGTTACGACTGCGCACCTGTCGAATGTGATCGACGATCGCTTCGTCAACATGTTGAGTTGGCACGGCGAGTCAAACACGCGTTTGGCGACGGAGAGCCATGCATCGGCGATCGACTTCATTGAGCGAGTAAGTCGAGAACTGCACGTCGACTGCGACTTCGAACGGCTCGACGCTTACCTGTTTGCAGCGCCCGACCATAACGACGTCGATCTCCACGATGAGTTCGATGCTGCCTTGTTAGCTGGCGTCGACGTGGAGTGGGAATCGCGGGCTCCCCTCACACTGCACGACACCGGCCCCTGCTTGCGATTCCCACGACAAGCGAGATTCCATCCATTCAAGTATCTCGACGGCATGGTTCGTTCATTCAAGCGAGCCGGCGGCAAGGTTTTTACGAATACCCACGCTGATAAAGTCACGGGAGGAGAACGGGCCGCTGTCGAGATCGGCGAGCACCGCGTGCAGGCTAATGCGGTGATCGTTGCCACGAATTCGCCGATCAACGACATGTTTGCGCTACACACGAAGCAGGCGCCCTACATGACGTATGTCGTCGCGCTTCGCATTCCGCGCGGCAGTATTGAGGATGCGCTCTACTGGGACACGCTCGACGCGTACCACTACGTCCGCCTTCAGCCGCTTGATCACAGTCACGACTTGCTAATCGTCGGCGGCGAGGATCATAAGTCGGGACAAGCGACCGACACGGAAGAACGCCACCAGCGGCTAATCGACTGGGCTAGTAAGCGGTTTCCGATAGGCGTTGTCGAGTTCACCTGGGGCGGCCAGTGCATGGAGACGATCGATGGGCTAGCGTTCATCGGCCGTAACCCTCTTGATGCCGACAACGTTTACGTGGCGACGGGAGATTCGGGGATGGGGATCACTCACGGGACGATCGCCGGCATGCTACTGAGCGATCTCATTCTCGGCCGCGAGAATCCGTGGGAGACGCTCTATTCACCGTCACGCAAAACGCTGCGTGCGGTGAGCGAGTTCGCCAAGGAGAACCTCAACGTTGCCAACCAATACCTCGATTGGATTACGCCGGGCGAAGTAAAATCGACGGACGAGATCGAGCCTGGCGAGGGAGCCATTCTGCGTCGGGGAATGACGAAGGTCGCGGTTTGCCGCGACGACGACGGGAAACTCACCGAGGTGTCGGCGGTTTGCCCGCACCTGGGCTGCATCGTTCATTGGAACGGAGCGGAACGGAGCTGGGACTGCCCATGCCACGGGTCGCGGTTCCACGCAGACGGCGAGGTGATTAACGGTCCTGCAAACATCAACCTTGCGCCCTCAAGCAAAGAGTAA
- a CDS encoding SDR family oxidoreductase, which yields MSALPGSRRKHLLNNYWLSSMANKSKVGGKSNKRNVRPAKTQSRRPGRQSEMTPQPVSIVPGVPGSGRLAGKVALITGGDSGIGRAVALHFAREGANVAIVYLSEMKDAEETKLGVEEHGAKCLLLKGDVGREAFCKRSIDQCVSKLGRLDILVNNAAEQHPKESLDEIDEKQLTSTFRTNIFSMFYLSKAAIPHLKKSPETSIINTTSVTAYRGHETLLDYSATKGAIVSFTRSLSQVLAKDGIRVNAVAPGPIWTPLIPSTFPAEKVASFGTDTPLGRAGQPWEAATSYVFLASAESSYITGQVIHPNGGEIING from the coding sequence GTGTCCGCCCTCCCCGGCTCGCGACGCAAACACCTGCTCAATAATTACTGGTTGTCATCTATGGCGAACAAATCGAAGGTCGGCGGGAAAAGCAATAAACGAAACGTCAGGCCAGCGAAGACGCAGTCGCGACGGCCTGGGCGGCAGAGCGAGATGACTCCGCAGCCCGTTTCTATTGTCCCCGGCGTTCCCGGTTCCGGGCGCCTCGCCGGCAAGGTAGCGCTAATCACAGGCGGCGACAGCGGAATTGGTCGAGCTGTCGCGCTTCACTTCGCGCGAGAGGGCGCCAACGTTGCGATCGTATACCTCAGCGAAATGAAAGATGCGGAAGAAACAAAGCTAGGAGTAGAAGAGCACGGCGCTAAATGCCTGCTCCTCAAGGGCGATGTCGGCAGGGAAGCATTCTGCAAGCGATCGATCGATCAGTGCGTTTCTAAGCTCGGTCGACTGGATATACTCGTTAATAACGCAGCAGAGCAGCATCCCAAGGAGTCCCTCGACGAGATCGATGAGAAGCAGCTGACGTCGACATTCCGAACGAACATCTTCTCAATGTTCTACTTGTCGAAAGCCGCTATCCCTCACCTGAAGAAGTCGCCCGAGACGAGTATCATCAACACGACGTCCGTGACCGCTTACAGAGGTCACGAGACCTTGCTCGACTATTCTGCAACGAAGGGTGCGATTGTCAGCTTCACGCGATCGCTTTCACAAGTCCTCGCAAAGGATGGCATTCGAGTGAATGCCGTCGCGCCAGGGCCCATCTGGACGCCGCTAATTCCCTCTACGTTTCCTGCGGAGAAGGTGGCATCGTTCGGAACAGATACCCCACTAGGAAGAGCGGGCCAACCTTGGGAGGCAGCGACCTCCTACGTGTTTCTGGCATCGGCTGAGTCGTCGTATATTACTGGGCAGGTCATTCACCCGAACGGAGGCGAGATTATCAACGGATAA
- a CDS encoding DUF2171 domain-containing protein has protein sequence MADSIKKNVANAGNAVANAAKDVGSRIATGAEDAVDFVKEKTGMSGPDGGTDRGVSAIEDHMEVIASCGKKVGVVDHVEGNAIKLTKNDSRDGQHHFVPISWVSRVDRHVHLTKNSKETEENWKADAASCAR, from the coding sequence ATGGCAGACAGCATTAAGAAGAACGTCGCAAACGCGGGTAATGCCGTTGCGAATGCGGCGAAGGACGTTGGATCGCGCATCGCTACCGGCGCCGAGGATGCCGTGGATTTCGTGAAAGAGAAGACCGGGATGAGCGGTCCAGACGGGGGAACTGACCGTGGAGTGTCCGCCATCGAGGACCACATGGAAGTTATCGCTTCGTGTGGTAAGAAAGTCGGCGTCGTCGACCACGTCGAGGGCAATGCAATCAAGCTCACGAAAAATGATAGTCGAGACGGGCAGCACCACTTCGTCCCAATCAGCTGGGTTTCCCGCGTCGATCGCCACGTCCATTTGACCAAGAATTCGAAAGAAACCGAAGAGAACTGGAAGGCCGACGCCGCGTCATGCGCCAGGTAG